AGGTTGACGGTATTTCCCTGGCTGTGGGGCCGAATATTATTCTTGAAAATAGCCGCGGCGCTCAAATCTCGGCAATCGGCAATGATACCGGTTGGGATATGCAGGGTGCCCAAATTGGCGGCATTTATAATTTTTTAGGTAAAAGATTGCATGGGGTCCAGGCAGCCGGGATTTTCAACCAACTGGGCGGTGATCTTCATGGCGTCCAGACAGCCGGTATCTTTAGTATTTGCCGGGGCAATGTCCGGGGTTTTCAAAGTAGCGGCGTTTATAATATGATTGAGGGCCGTGCCAATGCCGGGCAATTTGCCGGGATTTTCAACCTGACCCACGGCCCCTGCCGGGGAATTCAAGCGGCCGGGATGGTAAATATTGCAACTACTGAGATGGAAGGCGCTCAACTGTCCGGCGGGATCAATATTGTTCATGGAAAATCCCGGGGCGTTCAAATCGGCATTGTAAATATTGCAGATGAGCAAAACGGAGTCCCTATCGGTTTGGTCAATCTTGCAAAAAACGGCGGTGTGGGACTGACCACCTGGTGGGATAATCAGAGTGGTTTTAATCTCGGCGCTAAATTCAGAGCAGGACATTTCTATTCAATCATTGCCGGTAATAAAAAATCTGCGATGGATGATTCGGAAAATGCTTGGGGTGGCGGTTTTTATTATGGAGTTCAGATTCCTATCACACAAAAATATTATGTAGCAGCGGATACAGGCTTTGTTTTTATAAATCATCGCCCAACTGATACCTTCACTGATGATGACTTGCAGATGGCCCAACTCCGGGTAATGGCAGGTGCAACCTTTTACCGGCGCCTTTCAGTATTTGGCGGAGTGGGTAGTGCCTATATTTATCGCGCAGAAATTGGCTGGGAAAAAGAAGTATCGGAAAGCATTAAAAAAGATATGCGCCCCCTCTATCTGGCCGGTGCTACACTGCACTTTTAGGAAAGTTATATCAGTGACGATGTGTGATTGTCATAGCATGGCTATTTCTTAAATAACATTGTTATACTAAATGCAATATTGGGAGGTGTCTCTGTTTTGAATCCCAATGCCTGTGCCACCTGTATGGTTTTTTCAAAATCATGTGCGGAAACATGGATTTTGGGCTCTGTAATCAGCAGCCGTCCCCCTGGCTTCAAGTTGCCAAAAATTTGCTTAAGAAATTCCTGTATATCCGGCACTTCATGCGCCACCCAGAATACATTGGCAAAATCGACTGCTACAGTAATATCGAGACTGTCCTGTCGGCACTGATGCAATACAATCCGGTCCGCCACCCCAAATTTTTTCGCGCGCTTTTGGGTCATGGACAGCATGGCTGCCTGCATATCCACTGCATGCACATGTCCCCGGCCCTGTAGGAGCCTGGCCAGCCGCAGGGTGGTAAATCCACCCCCGCAGCCGATATCCAGGACTTCCATGCCCGGTTTGATATAAGGACTGTAAATTTTCTCTATATTGTGGATCAGATTGCGCACCGGATTGTCAAAAGTCCAGACAAACCACCAGGGACACACATGCGGCATAAGATTTTCCTTTCAAATCATTTTTCCGGCCGGGTGTCCAACACCATACCGAGCAACATGCATCGGC
The bacterium genome window above contains:
- a CDS encoding class I SAM-dependent methyltransferase, with translation MPHVCPWWFVWTFDNPVRNLIHNIEKIYSPYIKPGMEVLDIGCGGGFTTLRLARLLQGRGHVHAVDMQAAMLSMTQKRAKKFGVADRIVLHQCRQDSLDITVAVDFANVFWVAHEVPDIQEFLKQIFGNLKPGGRLLITEPKIHVSAHDFEKTIQVAQALGFKTETPPNIAFSITMLFKK